A window from Marinobacter salsuginis encodes these proteins:
- a CDS encoding GNAT family N-acetyltransferase, with protein MAVSIIRLSGDQINPYLDDLARLRIEVFRSFPYLYDGDLGYERKYLDTYARSPESLFVLAMDGESVIGAATGIRMDHETEEFKGPFIEQGYEPEKIFYFGESVLLPDYRGQGIGVAFFDHREGHAREQGRFTHCCFCAVERPSNHPLRPSDYQPLDQFWHHRGYRKVPELATTYTWKDVDQPEETAKPMTFWLRRID; from the coding sequence ATGGCGGTATCGATAATTCGGCTCAGCGGTGATCAGATTAACCCATACCTTGATGATCTCGCACGTCTGCGAATCGAAGTATTTCGCAGCTTTCCCTACCTGTACGACGGCGATTTGGGCTATGAACGCAAGTATCTGGATACCTACGCCCGCTCGCCAGAGAGCCTGTTCGTTCTGGCAATGGATGGGGAGTCGGTTATTGGTGCCGCAACGGGTATCCGGATGGACCACGAAACAGAAGAGTTCAAAGGCCCGTTTATAGAGCAGGGTTATGAGCCGGAAAAGATCTTTTATTTCGGTGAGTCGGTGCTGTTGCCGGACTACCGGGGGCAGGGCATCGGGGTGGCCTTTTTTGACCACCGGGAAGGTCATGCCCGGGAGCAGGGTCGTTTCACACACTGCTGTTTCTGCGCGGTAGAACGGCCGTCGAATCATCCGCTGAGGCCTTCGGATTACCAGCCCCTGGACCAATTCTGGCACCACCGCGGATACCGCAAAGTACCGGAGCTGGCCACCACCTACACCTGGAAAGATGTGGACCAACCGGAAGAAACTGCCAAGCCAATGACCTTCTGGCTCAGGCGAATCGATTAA
- a CDS encoding acylphosphatase, translating into MDTKRWQLLISGRVQGVYYRASTEQKASSLGLTGFARNLPDGRVEIIAEGPEDRLEQLKTWCAEGPPDARVDAVEIAQESPTGEFSNFSVR; encoded by the coding sequence ATGGATACCAAACGCTGGCAACTTCTGATATCCGGCCGGGTACAGGGCGTTTATTACCGCGCTTCCACGGAACAGAAGGCCTCTTCCCTTGGCCTTACGGGTTTCGCCCGCAATCTGCCCGATGGTCGGGTCGAGATTATCGCTGAAGGGCCCGAAGACCGGCTGGAGCAACTGAAAACCTGGTGCGCGGAAGGGCCGCCGGATGCCAGGGTGGACGCGGTCGAGATTGCCCAGGAGTCCCCCACCGGCGAATTCAGCAATTTCAGCGTGCGTTAA
- a CDS encoding xanthine dehydrogenase family protein molybdopterin-binding subunit, whose amino-acid sequence MSADDNLMIANVSRRRFLMGLAGGSALVLAARWDVALGGNEKAQFGAGAMPGGWVDDPNVFIHIDADGLVTIVNNRSEMGQGIRTSLVMVGADELGADWDQVRVEQAEGDHSKYGNQNTDGSRSMRHWYQPMRRAAAAARQMLEQAAANEWGVSTSDVQAGVHKVVHRSSGKELGFGELAGKARELEVPGRNALVLKRDEELRFVGKETGLINGELKSAYPKAIDGEDIVTGKAVYGADVPFENLLYAVIARPPVYGATVASFDDTEALKMPGVEKVMKVEGTGQPAGFSPLGGIAVVASNTWAALEGRKALKIDWDLEAAGDNASYTSSAYRESLEKAAQQPGTVVRQHGDLDKALENATKRVSATYYMPHMAQAPMEPPVATVQIKDGKAEVWAPVQNPQATRDTVAGRLGLDAENVTVHVTLLGGGFGRKSKPDFAIEAASIAEAFKGRPVRLQWSREDDIHHAYFHAVSVDYLEAGLDGNGQATGWLHRTLSPSIGSLFAPDPKHKGEFELGMGFNTMPFSVPALRLENPPAPAHVRIGWFRSVYNLPHAWAIQSFAHEMAVAAGKDHRDFVLDLLGPDREIHNLTVGDGWNYGEDPDLYPIDIGRMRNVIERATNEAGWGKSPGKNRGLGLAFHHSFVSYTAIVFDVEVDDQGKLTIHRADIAFDCGPQANPERIRSQLEGAIVMGIGIALQSEVTFEDGVAQQGNFDKYLIPRMPDAPKTLRVHLVDNPGEAMGGVGEPGLPPVAPALCNAIYAATGKRIRRLPVGDQLKG is encoded by the coding sequence ATGAGCGCCGATGACAACTTGATGATTGCCAACGTGAGCCGTCGACGGTTCCTGATGGGCCTGGCCGGCGGCTCTGCCCTGGTGCTAGCAGCCCGTTGGGATGTGGCCCTGGGTGGCAACGAAAAGGCTCAATTTGGTGCCGGAGCCATGCCCGGCGGCTGGGTCGACGACCCCAACGTATTTATTCATATCGATGCGGATGGCCTTGTTACCATCGTGAACAACCGGTCTGAAATGGGTCAGGGTATCCGGACCAGTCTGGTGATGGTCGGTGCCGACGAGCTTGGTGCTGACTGGGACCAGGTGAGAGTCGAACAGGCCGAAGGCGATCACAGTAAATACGGCAACCAGAACACCGACGGTTCGCGCAGTATGCGCCATTGGTACCAGCCGATGCGCCGCGCCGCAGCAGCCGCCAGGCAGATGCTGGAGCAAGCCGCCGCCAATGAGTGGGGCGTTTCGACCAGTGACGTTCAGGCCGGTGTACATAAAGTCGTTCACAGATCCTCCGGCAAAGAGCTCGGCTTTGGGGAGCTTGCCGGGAAAGCCAGGGAACTCGAGGTTCCCGGGCGCAATGCTTTGGTACTCAAGCGCGATGAAGAGCTTCGATTCGTCGGCAAGGAAACCGGTCTGATCAACGGCGAGCTGAAATCGGCTTACCCGAAAGCGATCGACGGCGAAGATATCGTTACCGGTAAAGCGGTGTATGGGGCAGATGTGCCGTTTGAGAACCTGCTCTATGCCGTGATTGCACGCCCACCCGTTTATGGCGCAACCGTCGCTAGTTTCGATGATACCGAGGCCCTTAAGATGCCGGGCGTAGAGAAGGTAATGAAGGTTGAGGGTACTGGCCAGCCCGCTGGCTTTAGCCCTCTCGGTGGGATTGCCGTGGTGGCCTCCAATACCTGGGCCGCCCTGGAAGGACGCAAAGCACTGAAGATCGACTGGGATCTGGAGGCTGCCGGAGACAACGCCAGTTATACCTCGTCCGCCTATCGAGAATCTCTGGAAAAGGCAGCGCAGCAGCCCGGCACGGTGGTCCGCCAGCATGGCGATCTGGATAAAGCTCTGGAAAATGCCACCAAGCGTGTCTCCGCCACCTACTACATGCCTCACATGGCTCAGGCACCCATGGAACCTCCGGTTGCAACGGTACAAATCAAGGACGGCAAGGCCGAAGTCTGGGCGCCAGTCCAGAATCCGCAGGCAACCCGCGATACGGTCGCCGGCCGACTCGGCCTTGATGCAGAGAATGTAACCGTTCACGTTACCCTGCTTGGGGGCGGCTTCGGGCGGAAATCCAAGCCGGATTTCGCCATTGAAGCGGCCAGTATTGCCGAGGCTTTCAAAGGCCGGCCCGTGAGGCTGCAGTGGTCGCGGGAAGACGATATCCACCACGCCTACTTCCATGCCGTGTCTGTCGATTATCTGGAGGCCGGGCTGGACGGCAATGGCCAGGCCACAGGTTGGCTACACCGGACCCTGTCACCGAGTATCGGCTCGCTATTCGCGCCCGACCCGAAGCACAAGGGTGAGTTTGAACTGGGCATGGGCTTTAACACCATGCCATTCTCGGTGCCGGCCCTGAGGCTGGAAAACCCGCCTGCACCCGCCCATGTGCGCATTGGCTGGTTCCGCTCGGTCTACAACCTGCCCCATGCCTGGGCGATCCAGAGCTTTGCCCATGAAATGGCTGTGGCAGCCGGCAAGGACCATCGGGATTTCGTTCTCGACCTGCTTGGCCCAGACCGGGAGATTCACAACCTGACCGTGGGTGACGGCTGGAACTATGGGGAAGATCCGGATCTCTACCCCATCGATATCGGCCGCATGCGCAACGTGATTGAGCGGGCGACCAATGAAGCCGGCTGGGGCAAATCCCCGGGTAAGAATCGCGGGCTGGGCCTGGCCTTTCACCACAGCTTTGTTTCCTACACCGCGATCGTGTTTGACGTAGAAGTCGATGACCAGGGCAAGCTCACCATTCACCGGGCAGACATCGCCTTCGATTGCGGCCCTCAGGCCAACCCGGAGCGGATTCGTTCCCAGTTGGAAGGCGCCATCGTGATGGGCATCGGCATCGCGCTGCAAAGCGAGGTGACCTTTGAAGACGGCGTGGCGCAGCAGGGTAACTTCGACAAATACCTGATACCGCGCATGCCGGACGCCCCTAAAACCCTGAGGGTCCATCTGGTCGACAATCCGGGTGAGGCCATGGGGGGCGTAGGTGAACCTGGCCTGCCCCCGGTAGCGCCGGCGCTCTGCAACGCGATCTATGCAGCAACCGGTAAACGCATCAGGCGGTTGCCGGTTGGTGACCAGCTGAAAGGGTAA
- a CDS encoding (2Fe-2S)-binding protein, protein MATLTINGERYELDVPDNMPLLWVIRDVVGLKGTKFGCGMSQCGACTVHLNGTAIRSCVTPVSAATGEITTIEAMADDPVGSKVQQAWLDLGVAQCGYCQGGQIMNATALLKQTPNPETAEIVDAMAGNLCRCGTYNRILAAIERASGKEGEA, encoded by the coding sequence ATGGCTACCCTCACGATTAACGGCGAGCGCTATGAGCTCGACGTTCCCGATAACATGCCCCTGCTCTGGGTGATCCGCGATGTTGTCGGCCTCAAAGGAACCAAGTTTGGATGCGGCATGTCCCAGTGCGGCGCCTGCACGGTACACCTCAACGGAACAGCAATCCGCTCCTGCGTGACCCCGGTCTCTGCCGCCACCGGCGAGATCACCACCATTGAAGCCATGGCTGACGACCCGGTTGGCAGCAAGGTTCAGCAGGCCTGGCTCGACCTCGGTGTCGCCCAGTGTGGTTACTGCCAGGGTGGCCAGATCATGAACGCGACCGCTTTGCTGAAACAGACACCGAATCCCGAAACTGCAGAGATTGTTGACGCCATGGCGGGCAACCTTTGTCGCTGTGGCACCTACAACCGAATCCTTGCTGCAATCGAACGGGCTTCTGGCAAGGAGGGTGAAGCATGA
- a CDS encoding AEC family transporter yields MTLIDLFLQTMETTLPVFAMVFIGLGLRKIGWIDNAFVNTASALVFKATLPTLVFLSIIRADLDTAFNPGLLVFYLAATLASFAITWLWARWRVVREDRGVYVQGAFRGNCGIVGLALAANLYGDFGLSAGGILLGLVIISYNILSVIVLVAYQPGQTTDWTKIFHDIVRNPLILAVFVAIPFAALDITLPRWVMTSGDYFASLTLPLALLCIGATVSLSAIRSDSKTALGSSLFKMVILPALCTAAAWLAGFRGSELGLMFLFFASPTAAASFVMVKALGGNDRLAANIIALTTLLASITVTLGVFVLRSADLI; encoded by the coding sequence ATGACCCTGATCGACCTGTTCCTGCAAACCATGGAAACCACACTGCCCGTGTTTGCCATGGTGTTTATCGGCCTGGGGCTTCGGAAGATTGGCTGGATCGACAATGCGTTTGTGAATACCGCCTCCGCGCTGGTGTTTAAAGCCACGCTACCAACCCTGGTGTTTCTGAGCATCATTCGGGCCGACCTGGATACCGCGTTCAACCCCGGCCTGTTGGTGTTTTACCTGGCCGCGACACTGGCCAGCTTTGCCATCACGTGGCTCTGGGCCCGGTGGCGCGTGGTTCGGGAAGATCGAGGGGTTTACGTACAAGGGGCCTTTCGGGGCAACTGTGGCATCGTCGGCCTGGCACTGGCCGCCAATCTTTACGGCGACTTTGGCCTTTCGGCAGGGGGCATCCTGCTTGGCCTGGTGATTATTTCCTACAACATTCTCTCGGTGATCGTGCTGGTGGCCTACCAGCCGGGTCAGACAACGGACTGGACAAAGATCTTCCACGACATCGTCCGCAATCCCCTCATCCTGGCGGTCTTTGTGGCCATCCCCTTTGCCGCCCTGGATATCACGCTGCCACGCTGGGTCATGACCAGCGGCGACTATTTCGCCTCGCTCACCCTGCCCCTGGCGCTGCTGTGCATTGGCGCCACGGTTTCCCTGAGCGCCATCCGCAGCGACAGCAAGACGGCGCTGGGGTCCAGCCTGTTCAAGATGGTGATATTGCCAGCGCTCTGCACAGCCGCAGCGTGGCTGGCTGGTTTTCGGGGTTCCGAGCTGGGCCTTATGTTCCTGTTCTTCGCCAGCCCGACGGCGGCCGCCAGTTTCGTGATGGTTAAGGCATTGGGCGGTAATGACCGGTTGGCGGCCAATATCATTGCGCTGACCACCCTGCTGGCGAGTATTACCGTAACTCTGGGGGTGTTTGTGCTTCGCAGCGCCGATTTGATCTAG
- a CDS encoding branched-chain amino acid transporter permease codes for MGESGYLAAFIAVAALATFATRVIPFLFFERHTEHPLVRHLGRYLPAAVMALLATVFLQRSADWSGAWMGFDALLPGALVVIIHLWRRNALLSIAAGTISYMAIQQAGL; via the coding sequence ATGGGTGAATCCGGCTATCTGGCAGCCTTCATAGCGGTCGCGGCACTCGCCACCTTCGCCACACGGGTGATTCCCTTCCTGTTTTTCGAGCGGCATACGGAACACCCGCTGGTTCGCCATCTGGGGCGATATTTACCTGCGGCGGTGATGGCCCTGCTGGCAACGGTGTTCCTGCAACGTTCGGCGGACTGGTCAGGTGCATGGATGGGCTTTGATGCCCTGCTGCCCGGCGCCCTGGTGGTCATCATTCACCTGTGGCGCCGCAACGCCCTGCTCTCCATTGCTGCGGGCACCATCAGCTATATGGCCATTCAGCAAGCCGGGCTCTGA
- a CDS encoding DUF938 domain-containing protein: MQQDKPFSQACENNKAPILEKLRALFKQPGTILEIGTGTGQHAVHFASHLPYLVWQPTDHPSNAQLSRAWIDDSELTNINAPLALDVLGGSWADLPAIDGVFSANTAHIMGWQEVQAMFRGVSEVLPQGGIFCLYGPFSYGGRHTSESNARFDLSLRTQAPHMGIRDMEDLKALAEDTGFVLEEDFGMPANNRLLVWRK, translated from the coding sequence ATGCAACAGGACAAGCCGTTTTCCCAAGCCTGCGAGAACAATAAAGCGCCGATTCTGGAAAAACTGAGGGCACTTTTCAAACAGCCAGGCACCATCCTGGAGATTGGCACAGGCACCGGCCAGCACGCGGTGCACTTTGCCAGCCACTTGCCGTACCTGGTGTGGCAACCCACTGATCATCCCAGTAATGCCCAGCTCTCTCGGGCATGGATCGATGACTCGGAGCTCACCAATATCAACGCGCCCCTGGCCCTGGACGTGCTCGGTGGAAGCTGGGCCGATCTGCCCGCAATCGACGGCGTTTTTTCTGCCAATACCGCCCATATCATGGGCTGGCAGGAGGTTCAGGCAATGTTTCGCGGTGTATCGGAGGTGTTGCCGCAAGGGGGAATCTTCTGTCTGTATGGGCCGTTCAGCTATGGCGGCCGGCACACCAGTGAGAGCAACGCGCGGTTTGATCTGTCGCTAAGAACGCAGGCGCCGCATATGGGGATACGGGATATGGAGGATCTGAAGGCGCTGGCTGAGGACACCGGCTTTGTCCTCGAGGAGGATTTTGGGATGCCGGCTAATAATCGGTTGTTGGTTTGGAGGAAGTAG
- a CDS encoding fructosamine kinase family protein: MANTHLKHNATDYADALICEAEGLERLASALDEAGVTGIGVPRVHRVDENELEITAIQSSGASDRAREVLGEGLARMHALRQKAYGWGRDNYIGLSPQPNRWCDSWGEFFVRERLGYQVSRIRETGQRSRFQSVLDEYGGTLIDWLNVHCEHPSLLHGDLWNGNVLYGADGPWLIDPAVYCGDREADIAMTQMFGGFGEAFYRAYDAHYPRTAVYGTKREVYNLYHYLNHYNLFGGGYLGGCQAGFAVVESVGRGEA, from the coding sequence ATGGCCAATACCCACCTGAAACACAATGCCACTGATTATGCTGATGCCCTGATCTGTGAAGCGGAGGGGTTGGAACGCCTCGCCAGCGCACTCGATGAGGCCGGGGTGACGGGCATTGGCGTCCCGCGCGTTCACCGGGTGGATGAAAATGAACTCGAAATCACCGCCATACAGTCGTCAGGTGCCTCGGATCGGGCTCGCGAGGTCCTGGGTGAAGGGCTCGCGAGAATGCACGCTTTACGTCAGAAGGCCTACGGCTGGGGACGGGACAACTACATTGGCCTGTCGCCGCAACCCAATCGCTGGTGTGACAGCTGGGGTGAATTCTTTGTTCGGGAACGCCTTGGCTACCAGGTCTCCCGTATCCGTGAAACGGGCCAGAGGAGCCGTTTCCAGTCGGTTCTGGATGAGTACGGAGGCACGTTGATTGATTGGCTGAACGTGCACTGTGAGCACCCGAGCCTGCTCCACGGCGACCTCTGGAATGGCAATGTACTCTATGGCGCAGACGGCCCCTGGCTGATTGATCCGGCTGTTTACTGCGGTGACCGCGAGGCCGATATTGCCATGACCCAAATGTTTGGCGGCTTTGGGGAAGCGTTCTACCGGGCCTACGACGCGCACTACCCACGAACAGCGGTGTATGGCACCAAGCGGGAGGTCTATAACCTCTACCACTATCTGAACCACTACAACCTGTTCGGCGGCGGATACCTTGGGGGATGCCAGGCGGGGTTTGCTGTCGTCGAGTCTGTCGGGCGCGGCGAGGCCTAG
- a CDS encoding DUF1330 domain-containing protein — protein sequence MDAVNPTPEQLQKVLADTPKDQPVVMLNLLRFRDRANYKEEAPERTGREAYTLYMEEAAACVRSVGAEVIWSGRSVGSLIAPPDESWDQVLLVRYPSIDAFMAMIESPEYKGVVKHRTAALQDSRLVANLENRV from the coding sequence ATGGACGCCGTTAATCCCACTCCCGAACAGCTGCAGAAAGTCCTGGCGGATACCCCGAAAGACCAGCCTGTCGTCATGTTGAATCTGCTGCGCTTCCGCGACCGGGCCAACTACAAGGAAGAGGCACCGGAGCGGACCGGTCGGGAAGCCTACACGCTCTACATGGAAGAGGCCGCTGCCTGCGTAAGATCGGTGGGCGCAGAAGTCATCTGGTCGGGCCGCAGCGTTGGATCACTGATTGCACCCCCGGATGAATCCTGGGATCAGGTACTGCTGGTCCGCTACCCGTCAATCGACGCCTTCATGGCCATGATCGAGAGCCCGGAATACAAAGGCGTGGTCAAGCACCGGACCGCCGCATTGCAGGATTCCCGGCTGGTCGCCAATCTCGAAAACAGGGTGTAA